A genomic segment from Juglans regia cultivar Chandler chromosome 14, Walnut 2.0, whole genome shotgun sequence encodes:
- the LOC108990100 gene encoding F-box/kelch-repeat protein At5g60570, translating to MSSWGGVNDGRPRFGPSDLLLPGLVDDVALNCLALASRSDYTSLSCINTKFNGIIKSGCLYGLRKQMGIVEHWVYLLCDPRGWEVFDSVRKKWMTLPRMPCDECFNHADKESLAVGSELLVFGREFLDFAIWKYSLICHSWVKCQGMNRPRCLFGSSSLGSISVVAGGTDKHGNVLQSAELYDSSSGTWEMLPSMHTPRRLCSGFFMDGKFYVIGGMLNPAVPLTCGEEYDLQTKKWRKIEDMYPFANGASQAPPLVAVVDNQLYAIEHSTNMVKKYDKVKKTWDVLGRLPVRADLANGWGLAFKACGEELLVVGGQRGPEGEGIVLNSWCPKSGVNNGTLDWKVLGVKEHVGVFVYNCAVMGC from the coding sequence ATGAGTTCATGGGGAGGAGTGAATGATGGTCGACCCAGATTTGGACCAAGTGATTTGCTTCTCCCGGGCCTTGTTGATGATGTCGCATTGAATTGCCTTGCTCTGGCAAGTAGATCGGACTACACATCCTTATCTTGTATTAATACAAAGTTTAATGGTATAATTAAAAGTGGGTGTTTATATGGGTTGAGAAAGCAGATGGGGATTGTGGAGCACTGGGTATATTTACTTTGTGATCCAAGAGGGTGGGAAGTGTTTGATTCTGTGAGAAAGAAATGGATGACGTTGCCTAGAATGCCTTGCGATGAGTGTTTCAACCATGCCGATAAGGAGTCCTTGGCTGTGGGTAGTGAATTGTTGGTTTTTGGTCGTGAGTTCTTGGATTTTGCTATTTGGAAGTATAGTTTGATTTGTCACAGCTGGGTCAAGTGCCAAGGGATGAACCGCCCTCGCTGTTTGTTCGGGTCAAGTAGCCTTGGTTCAATTTCTGTTGTTGCAGGAGGGACTGATAAACACGGCAATGTTTTGCAATCTGCTGAATTATATGACTCTTCATCTGGTACATGGGAAATGTTACCCAGTATGCACACACCACGTAGATTGTGCTCTGGTTTTTTTATGGATGGCAAATTCTACGTGATTGGTGGGATGTTAAATCCTGCTGTTCCATTGACCTGTGGGGAGGAGTATGATCTTCAGACAAAGAAATGGAGGAAAATCGAGGATATGTATCCATTTGCCAATGGGGCTAGTCAGGCTCCTCCTCTTGTGGCAGTTGTGGATAACCAGTTGTATGCAATCGAGCATTCGACCAACATGGTGAAGAAGTACGACAAAGTGAAGAAGACCTGGGATGTGTTGGGAAGGCTTCCAGTGAGGGCTGATTTAGCAAATGGCTGGGGCCTTGCTTTCAAGGCCTGTGGAGAGGAGCTTCTGGTTGTGGGCGGCCAAAGAGGCCCAGAGGGTGAAGGAATTGTGCTGAACTCTTGGTGTCCCAAATCAGGGGTCAATAATGGAACCTTGGACTGGAAGGTTCTGGGTGTGAAGGAGCATGTTGGTGTGTTTGTGTACAACTGTGCTGTTATGGGTTGTTAA